The following are encoded in a window of Esox lucius isolate fEsoLuc1 chromosome 14, fEsoLuc1.pri, whole genome shotgun sequence genomic DNA:
- the ccbe1 gene encoding collagen and calcium-binding EGF domain-containing protein 1 isoform X2: MWTYNDDLDNTDREFCSENNIATTKYPCLKPTGEETTCYRRKCCEGFKFVLGQCIPEDYDVCAGAPCEQQCTDHFGRVVCTCYSGYRYDRERHRNREKPYCLDIDECASNDNMTVCSQICVNTPGSYKCECERGYFLEDDGKTCTKGERAARLSETSDNVMKAGTCSATCEEFHQMKMTVLQLKQKIALLPNNADFTKQMTSEKMLTSHSFLPGPPGPPGPPGDPGPMGQPGQTGPLGSPGPSGPRGLMGPIGPTPDLSHIKQGPRGPMGHVGAPGKDGRKGERGAPGLSGPPGPPGSFDFLLVFMADIRHEIAELRSKVLGTNMHSLGEDYPPMGVPDTWRDNQSPGSEVPMLDSENWRDNQSPESWRDNESPESWRENQDMLMDIGSGEAYRSKEYKPQNVAKGNSGEDYKPRSKEGNRNRKRKPMTTESDLDWTK; encoded by the exons GAGGAAATGTTGTGAGGGTTTCAAATTTGTGCTGGGCCAGTGCATTCCTGAAG ATTATGATGTGTGCGCTGGCGCCCCCTGTGAACAGCAGTGCACAGACCACTTTGGACGTGTGGTGTGCACCTGTTACTCTGGCTACCGGTATGACCGAGAACGACACCGGAACAGAGAGAAGCCATACTGTCTTG ACATTGATGAGTGTGCCAGCAACGACAACATGACAGTGTGCTCTCAGATCTGCGTTAACACACCAGGGAGCTAcaagtgtgagtgtgagagaggctATTTCCTGGAAGATgatgggaaaacctgcacaaagggggagagag CCGCTCGACTGTCAGAGACATCCGACAATGTGATGAAGGCGGGGACATGCTCTGCCACATGTGAAGAATTCCACCAGATGAAGATGACCGTGCTTCAGCTCAAACAAAAA ATTGCCTTATTGCCAAACAATGCTGACTTCACCAAGCAGATGACCAGTGAGAAGATGCTGACGTCACACTCTTTCCTACCTGGGCCTCCTGGTCCACCTGGTCCTCCAG GTGATCCAGGGCCAATGGGCCAACCGGGCCAAACAGGGCCGCTGGGGTCGCCTGGTCCTTCTGGACCCAGGGGACTGATGGGCCCCATTGGTCCCACACCCGACCTTTCCCATATCAAGCAGGGCCCGCGAGGACCTATG GGCCATGTGGGAGCCCCGGGAAAAGATGGCAGAAAG ggagagagaggggctcCTGGACTATCCGGACCTCCA GGCCCACCAGGCTCCTTTGATTTCCTGCTGGTGTTTATGGCTGACATCCGACACGAAATTGCTGAGCTGAGGAGCAAGGTGTTGGGGACAAACATGCATTCCCTTGGGGAAGATTACCCACCTATGGGGGTCCCAGATACGTGGAGGGACAACCAATCTCCAGGGAGTGAGGTCCCTATGCTGGACTCAGAGAACTGGAGAGACAACCAATCACCCGAGAGCTGGAGAGACAACGAATCACCTGAGAGCTGGAGGGAGAACCAGGACATGCTGATGGATATTGGCTCTGGAGAAGCCTACAGGTCAAAAGAATACAAACCACAGAATGTTGCCAAAGGCAACTCTGGAGAGGACTACAAACCACGCAGTAAGGAAGGGAACAGGAACAGAAAGAGGAAACCCATGACAACAGAATCAGACTTGGATTGGACAAAATGA